The following are encoded together in the Lagopus muta isolate bLagMut1 chromosome Z, bLagMut1 primary, whole genome shotgun sequence genome:
- the XPA gene encoding DNA repair protein complementing XP-A cells produces the protein MTRRFILEGKVPIQNVRGSGAGPVAVSRIPAAGRSRTHVSGRDMKAQCGGGSAREGRAALERGGPARLLRSAAAMAGAAPGPDEGAAACAEGERPSVSAAALARMERNRRRALALRQARLAARPYPAAGGVRARGPPKVVDTGGGFFLEEEEEEEEQRGAAERIVHPPAPVLEFDYLICGDCGKEFMDSYLMQHFDWATCDNCRDAEDKHKLITRTEAKEEYLLKDCDLDKREPVLRFIVKKNPHNPRWGDMKLYLKLQVIKRALEVWGNEESLQEAKEQRRDSREKMKQKKFDKKVKELRRAVRSSLWKKTASIHEHEYGPEESVDEETFRKTCTVCGHELTYEKM, from the exons ATGACTCGGCGATTCATTTTAGAGGGGAAGGTCCCGATACAAAATGTCCGCGGCAGCGGCGCCGGTCCCGTGGCCGTCTCCCGCATTCCGGCTGCGGGACGGAGCCGAACGCACGTGTCGGGCCGGGACATGAAG GCGCAGTGCGGCGGCGGCTCGGCGAGGGAAGGGCGAGCCGCGCTCGAGCGGGGGGGACCGGCGCGGCTCctccgctccgccgccgccatGGCGGGCGCGGCCCCCGGCCCGGATGAAGGCGCGGCGGCGTGCGCGGAGGGCGAACGGCCGTCCGTCTCGGCGGCGGCGCTGGCGCGGATGGAGCGGAACCGGCGGCGGGCGCTGGCGCTGCGGCAGGCGCGGCTGGCGGCCCGACCTTACCCCGCCGCAG GCGGCGTGCGGGCGCGGGGCCCCCCCAAGGTCGTGGACACGGGAGGGGGCTTCttcctggaggaggaggaggaggaggaggagcagcgCGGCGCCGCCGAGAGGATCGTGCATCCCCCCG CGCCCGTGCTAGAATTTGACTATCTCATCTGTGGAGACTGTGGCAAAGAATTCATGGACTCGTACCTAATGCAGCACTTTGATTGGGCCACGTGTGATAATTGCAG AGATGCTGAAGATAAACATAAGCTCATCACAAGgacagaagcaaaagaagagTATCTTCTGAAAGACTGTGACTTAGATAAGAGGGAACCGGTGCTTAGATTCATTGTGAAGAAAAACCCTCATAATCCTCGGTGGGGTGACATGAAACTTTACTTAAAACTGCAG GTAATCAAGCGTGCTCTGGAAGTGTGGGGGAATGAGGAATCCTTGCAAGAAGCAAAGGAGCAGCGCCGTGACAGCAGAGAGAAGATGAAACAGAAGAAGTTTGATAAGAAAGTGAAAG AGCTTCGCCGTGCAGTGAGGAGTAGTTTGTGGAAGAAGACAGCCAGTATCCACGAACACGAATACGGACCAGAAGAAAGCGTTGATGAAGAAACGTTCAGGAAGACGTGTACTGTGTGCGGCCACGAGTTAACTTACGAAAAGATGTAG